From Marinobacterium sp. LSUCC0821, a single genomic window includes:
- the hisH gene encoding imidazole glycerol phosphate synthase subunit HisH: MSTIAVIDYGMGNLHSVAKALELVSNDGTEVILTADPVKVRNADRVLLPGVGAIRDCMAEMRRLGVDKEVHEAIESGKPFLGICVGYQALTNFSEENDGVECLGEFDGRVNFFGKDLKDADGEKLKVPHMGWNQVKQTMDHPLWAGIEDDTRFYFVHSYHVHLADKTLVAGTCEYGVPFDVALAKDNVFATQFHPEKSSKAGLALLKNFVNWNGQP; the protein is encoded by the coding sequence ATGAGCACAATTGCCGTTATCGACTACGGTATGGGAAACCTTCACTCGGTTGCTAAGGCACTCGAGTTGGTTTCCAACGATGGCACTGAAGTGATTCTGACAGCAGACCCAGTCAAAGTGCGCAATGCTGATCGTGTGTTGTTACCAGGTGTTGGCGCTATTCGTGACTGTATGGCTGAGATGCGTCGCCTTGGTGTGGACAAAGAGGTTCACGAAGCGATTGAGTCTGGCAAGCCATTCCTCGGTATCTGTGTTGGCTATCAAGCGCTTACCAACTTCTCTGAGGAGAATGACGGTGTTGAGTGTCTCGGTGAGTTTGACGGTCGTGTGAACTTTTTTGGTAAAGACCTAAAGGACGCCGACGGTGAAAAACTGAAAGTGCCGCACATGGGTTGGAACCAAGTTAAGCAGACGATGGATCACCCTCTATGGGCAGGTATCGAAGATGATACGCGCTTCTATTTCGTTCACAGCTACCACGTACACTTGGCGGACAAAACGCTAGTGGCAGGCACCTGTGAATACGGTGTGCCATTTGATGTTGCGCTGGCTAAAGATAATGTCTTTGCAACGCAGTTCCACCCAGAGAAGAGCTCTAAAGCGGGCCTTGCTCTACTTAAGAATTTTGTTAACTGGAACGGGCAGCCTTAA
- the hisF gene encoding imidazole glycerol phosphate synthase subunit HisF yields MALAKRIIPCLDVENGRVVKGVKFLDIRDAGDPVEVARRYDEQGADEITFLDITASHEGRDTMVHTVERMASQVFIPLTVGGGVRTCEDIRTLLNAGADKVSINTAAVFNPEFVKEAADRFGSQCIVVAIDAKRVSAPDEEGRWEIFTHGGRKPTGLDAVEWAKKMEELGAGEILLTSMDQDGVKNGYDLGVTRAVSEAVNIPVIASGGVGNLDHLVEGCIEGKADAVLAASIFHFNEYTVPEAKAYMRERGIEVRL; encoded by the coding sequence ATGGCTCTGGCTAAGCGAATTATTCCTTGTCTTGATGTAGAGAACGGGCGCGTTGTTAAAGGCGTGAAGTTCCTCGATATCCGTGATGCAGGTGACCCAGTTGAAGTGGCCCGTCGTTACGATGAGCAGGGTGCAGATGAGATAACCTTCTTAGATATAACAGCAAGCCATGAGGGCCGCGACACAATGGTGCATACCGTTGAGCGCATGGCCTCGCAGGTTTTCATTCCACTGACTGTAGGTGGTGGTGTGCGTACCTGTGAAGATATTCGTACGCTACTTAATGCTGGCGCTGACAAGGTCTCAATTAATACTGCTGCCGTATTCAATCCAGAGTTTGTGAAAGAGGCAGCCGATCGTTTTGGTAGCCAATGTATCGTTGTAGCGATTGATGCTAAACGTGTCTCAGCACCTGATGAAGAGGGTCGCTGGGAGATCTTCACTCACGGTGGTCGTAAGCCAACAGGTTTAGATGCTGTCGAGTGGGCGAAAAAGATGGAAGAGCTTGGTGCAGGTGAGATTCTTCTTACCTCAATGGACCAAGATGGCGTTAAAAATGGCTATGACTTGGGTGTTACACGCGCTGTTTCAGAAGCGGTCAACATTCCAGTGATTGCCTCAGGTGGCGTGGGTAATCTAGATCACCTAGTTGAAGGTTGTATCGAGGGTAAAGCAGATGCTGTTTTAGCCGCATCGATCTTCCACTTTAATGAATACACTGTGCCAGAAGCGAAAGCCTACATGCGTGAGCGTGGCATAGAAGTACGTCTTTAA
- the mutY gene encoding A/G-specific adenine glycosylase, which translates to MSEKQFAATVLSWFDQHGRKHLPWQQEKSAYNTWISEIMLQQTQVAAVIPYYQRFMARFPTVNSLAEAPIDEVLHHWTGLGYYARARNLHKAAQMVVREFNGQFPQDPQLLEQLPGVGRSTAAAISSIAFGTQAAILDGNVKRVLARYLAIEGWTGSTSVQNQLWLAAESLTPTSRNGDYTQAMMDLGATLCTRSKPKCSQCPLVESCKAYAEDRVTELPTPRPKKTQPVKQTHMLVIRDGDSFLLQQRPPTGIWGGLWSFPETPDLRDLEPEWQFDSSKAQVLAPFRHTFSHYHLDITPVIVEKNQLDLSHVMEARATLWYNTEQPQEIGLAAPVKALLNTLGSAL; encoded by the coding sequence ATGTCCGAAAAGCAATTCGCTGCGACCGTACTTAGTTGGTTTGACCAACACGGTCGCAAGCATCTTCCCTGGCAACAAGAGAAGAGCGCATACAACACCTGGATATCGGAGATCATGCTGCAGCAGACTCAAGTTGCAGCAGTGATCCCCTATTACCAACGCTTTATGGCGCGCTTTCCGACCGTAAATTCGCTAGCAGAAGCGCCAATCGATGAAGTTCTCCATCACTGGACAGGCCTAGGTTACTACGCTCGCGCGCGCAATCTTCATAAAGCGGCACAGATGGTGGTTCGCGAATTTAATGGCCAGTTTCCTCAAGACCCTCAACTCCTAGAGCAACTTCCTGGAGTAGGCCGTTCAACCGCTGCAGCAATCAGCTCAATCGCATTTGGCACCCAGGCAGCCATACTCGATGGCAACGTAAAACGAGTGTTGGCACGCTACCTAGCTATCGAAGGGTGGACAGGCTCGACCTCGGTACAAAATCAGCTTTGGCTTGCTGCCGAATCACTCACCCCAACATCAAGAAATGGGGACTACACCCAAGCGATGATGGATCTGGGAGCGACCCTATGCACACGCTCAAAACCTAAATGCAGCCAGTGCCCTCTCGTTGAGAGCTGCAAAGCCTATGCAGAGGATAGAGTCACCGAACTACCAACCCCTCGTCCTAAAAAAACACAGCCCGTTAAACAGACACACATGCTTGTTATTCGGGATGGGGATAGCTTCCTACTACAGCAACGCCCACCCACAGGCATTTGGGGCGGCCTCTGGTCATTCCCAGAAACACCAGATTTACGAGACCTAGAACCAGAATGGCAGTTTGATAGCTCAAAGGCACAAGTCCTTGCGCCATTCAGGCACACCTTCTCGCACTATCACCTCGACATAACACCCGTGATAGTCGAGAAAAACCAATTAGATCTCAGCCACGTAATGGAAGCACGCGCCACACTCTGGTATAACACCGAGCAACCACAAGAGATTGGATTGGCGGCTCCGGTAAAGGCACTTTTAAATACCCTCGGATCCGCACTATAG
- the hisB gene encoding imidazoleglycerol-phosphate dehydratase HisB, which translates to MTERTANVSRDTLETQISVAINLDGTGEFKADTGVPFLEHMMDQISRHGLIDIDVKAKGDLHIDDHHTVEDIGITLGQAFKQAVGDKKGIRRYGHAYVPLDEALSRVVIDFSGRPGLEMHVDFVRGSIGKFDVDLFGEFFHGFVNHAGVTLHIDNLRGKNAHHQAETIFKAFGRALRMALEVDERAAGMMPSTKGCL; encoded by the coding sequence ATGACCGAACGCACAGCAAACGTATCACGTGATACGTTGGAAACTCAGATCAGCGTTGCGATCAATTTAGATGGTACCGGTGAATTTAAAGCGGACACAGGCGTACCGTTTTTAGAGCACATGATGGACCAGATTTCACGTCACGGCCTTATCGATATCGACGTGAAAGCGAAGGGTGATCTACACATTGATGATCACCACACAGTGGAAGATATAGGTATCACTCTTGGCCAGGCTTTCAAGCAGGCAGTGGGTGATAAGAAGGGTATTCGTCGTTATGGCCATGCCTATGTGCCACTCGATGAGGCTCTTTCACGCGTTGTTATCGACTTCTCTGGCCGTCCGGGTTTGGAGATGCATGTTGATTTCGTGCGCGGTTCAATCGGCAAATTCGATGTCGATCTATTCGGTGAGTTCTTCCACGGTTTTGTGAACCACGCGGGCGTAACGCTGCACATCGACAATCTTCGCGGTAAGAATGCGCACCACCAGGCTGAGACAATCTTCAAAGCATTTGGCCGTGCACTTCGTATGGCGCTGGAAGTTGATGAGCGTGCTGCTGGCATGATGCCATCGACCAAAGGGTGTCTATAA
- a CDS encoding AsmA family protein — translation MKALVKVLAGIVALFVIAIAGLAAYMTYLFDPNEYRSQIEQQAKEEAGIELKINGDIGWSIYPWLAIDVAEISVRYPNQPELAKLTSASAALNIPSLLSGSVEVDRVLVDGLTLNLVSDKKGMTNWDNGQKAKSKNTQERSDTETVDTPTMALAIAGVELRNAKIAYVDQAANQTVQLNELNLIVSQLELGKAVPIQFKTRLSVSADGKESLNIPIDMNTKLTLNLEAQTLQVSDLTLKLDETTLQGRGLYNLVKPQVSLNLQGDILNVDKYLVNSEAAAKGQSGSAMPSSKGWSKDPILPPLPIGAIDADIALSFDKVIVQSQEITDITLNATTKGGVLTVSKLDAKAFGGALTSTAKVDGRKNTPVMSFSPKLTNIKAEQLMALAMEDPALSANINLTADLTTSGVSLYDFVNGLNGSVNINAEEGVIKGIDMAQQLCQKIENITALGYNPDQVDMTTPIAGLNSDYTIKNGVVSNSALNASVDAANLDAKGIIDIPKQAFDYNLGLTITEDLFKKSCGINPALRGTRIPVDCKGNFDTDPVKLCKLDTRFVGELIKKAAGKKVQAGIDKKKAELEQQATEKLQDTLKDQLGDKLKGLFGK, via the coding sequence ATGAAAGCGCTCGTCAAAGTTTTAGCCGGCATCGTTGCTCTTTTTGTTATCGCTATTGCAGGTCTCGCGGCCTACATGACCTATCTATTTGATCCCAACGAATACCGTTCTCAAATAGAACAACAAGCTAAAGAAGAGGCTGGTATTGAACTGAAAATCAACGGCGATATTGGCTGGTCGATCTACCCTTGGCTGGCGATCGATGTTGCTGAAATTAGTGTTCGATACCCTAACCAACCCGAGCTGGCAAAACTGACCTCAGCGAGTGCAGCGCTTAATATCCCATCACTCCTGAGTGGTTCAGTTGAAGTTGATCGCGTTTTGGTAGATGGCCTAACCCTCAACTTGGTATCCGACAAAAAGGGGATGACCAACTGGGATAATGGCCAAAAAGCTAAGTCTAAAAACACCCAAGAGCGCTCCGATACTGAGACCGTTGATACTCCAACGATGGCACTGGCAATCGCTGGAGTTGAGCTTCGTAACGCGAAAATTGCTTATGTAGATCAAGCCGCTAACCAAACCGTTCAGCTAAACGAGCTCAATCTGATCGTAAGTCAGTTAGAGCTTGGCAAGGCAGTACCAATTCAATTTAAGACACGCCTATCTGTTTCAGCAGATGGCAAAGAGAGTCTTAACATCCCAATTGATATGAATACTAAGCTGACACTCAACTTAGAGGCGCAGACGCTTCAAGTGAGTGACCTAACACTCAAGCTGGATGAGACTACCCTGCAAGGCCGTGGCCTCTACAATCTGGTCAAACCTCAAGTATCTCTGAATCTGCAGGGCGATATTCTTAACGTAGACAAGTACCTGGTTAATTCTGAAGCAGCAGCTAAAGGACAATCCGGCTCAGCAATGCCAAGCTCAAAAGGCTGGTCGAAGGATCCTATTCTGCCGCCGCTACCTATAGGTGCCATCGATGCTGATATCGCATTGAGCTTTGATAAAGTGATCGTGCAGTCTCAAGAGATCACCGACATCACCCTGAATGCCACCACAAAAGGGGGTGTACTCACGGTTTCAAAACTGGATGCAAAAGCATTTGGCGGAGCGCTGACCTCAACAGCCAAAGTGGATGGGCGCAAAAATACCCCTGTGATGAGCTTCTCGCCTAAGCTCACGAACATCAAAGCAGAGCAACTCATGGCATTAGCAATGGAAGATCCAGCGCTCTCTGCGAATATAAACCTGACAGCTGATCTAACTACTTCGGGGGTATCGCTCTACGACTTTGTAAATGGCCTCAACGGTAGCGTCAACATCAATGCTGAAGAGGGGGTGATTAAAGGGATCGATATGGCGCAACAGTTGTGTCAGAAAATTGAGAACATTACAGCCCTTGGCTACAACCCAGATCAGGTTGATATGACCACGCCAATAGCAGGACTCAATAGTGACTACACAATCAAAAACGGTGTCGTAAGCAACTCTGCACTAAATGCTTCAGTCGATGCGGCTAATTTGGATGCCAAAGGAATCATCGATATTCCAAAACAGGCCTTCGATTACAATCTAGGCCTCACAATCACCGAAGATCTTTTCAAAAAGAGCTGTGGCATTAATCCAGCACTTCGCGGTACGCGTATCCCTGTGGATTGTAAGGGTAACTTTGACACAGACCCTGTTAAACTCTGCAAACTTGATACACGTTTCGTAGGAGAGTTGATCAAAAAGGCGGCGGGCAAAAAAGTCCAAGCCGGGATCGACAAGAAAAAAGCCGAGCTCGAACAGCAAGCAACAGAGAAACTTCAAGACACCCTAAAAGATCAACTGGGTGACAAGCTGAAGGGGCTGTTCGGCAAATAA
- a CDS encoding SOS response-associated peptidase, with amino-acid sequence MCGRYNLEDNDDTQALMDDLRVSFGRTNIPSFFNLAPTEQIPVVSEEEGIRALRPMRWWLTPVWAKEITTQYSMFNARAETLDKSKAFQGSFRHHRIIIPMTSFIEWRKEGAIRQPYLVKYEHDCMVAAGVWSQWTDGEIVLDTCAMVTTNACKDFKAFHSRQPLLLDSEQANAWLEERADLKDLRELLKAPLPQNMLIRAIDPSINNSRLKEAPSVLNGRQEIVVSS; translated from the coding sequence ATGTGCGGTAGATACAACCTAGAAGATAATGACGATACCCAGGCTCTGATGGATGACCTGCGTGTTTCGTTTGGTCGCACTAACATCCCTAGCTTCTTTAACTTGGCTCCAACCGAACAGATACCAGTCGTATCTGAAGAGGAAGGTATTAGAGCTTTAAGACCTATGAGATGGTGGTTAACGCCTGTTTGGGCTAAGGAGATAACTACACAGTACTCTATGTTTAATGCGCGTGCTGAGACTCTAGATAAAAGCAAAGCATTCCAGGGTAGCTTTAGGCATCACCGCATCATAATCCCAATGACGTCGTTTATTGAATGGCGTAAGGAGGGGGCTATCAGACAGCCTTATCTAGTTAAGTATGAACACGATTGTATGGTTGCAGCAGGGGTATGGTCTCAATGGACTGATGGCGAGATTGTTCTAGATACATGTGCGATGGTAACTACAAACGCTTGTAAGGACTTTAAAGCATTCCACTCTCGTCAGCCCTTGTTGCTGGATTCGGAACAGGCAAATGCTTGGTTAGAAGAGAGAGCTGATTTAAAGGATCTACGAGAGCTCCTGAAAGCTCCTCTACCGCAAAATATGCTCATTAGAGCAATAGATCCTTCAATTAATAATAGTCGGCTAAAAGAGGCTCCTAGTGTCCTGAACGGTAGACAAGAGATTGTAGTATCCAGCTGA
- the hisA gene encoding 1-(5-phosphoribosyl)-5-[(5-phosphoribosylamino)methylideneamino]imidazole-4-carboxamide isomerase, whose product MLIIPAIDLKDGKCVRLRQGRMDDSTVFSDDPVDMAAKWVDAGCRRLHLVDLNGAFAGEPVNGEIVREIAKAYPNLPIQIGGGIRSAETIEAYLNAGVSYVIIGTKAVKEPQFVTDMCKAFPGNIIVGLDAQDGRVAIDGWAEVTDVMAVDLAKRFRDDGVSSIVYTDIARDGMMQGVNVEATVDLAVQGGIPVIASGGVTNIDDIRALAEVADQGILGAITGRAIYEGTLDVAEAQTLSDSLTGN is encoded by the coding sequence ATGCTGATTATCCCTGCGATTGATCTTAAAGATGGTAAGTGTGTGCGCCTTCGCCAAGGCCGTATGGACGACTCGACTGTATTCTCTGATGACCCAGTCGATATGGCGGCTAAGTGGGTGGATGCTGGTTGCCGTCGCCTTCACTTGGTTGACCTCAATGGCGCATTCGCGGGTGAGCCAGTCAATGGTGAGATTGTTCGTGAAATCGCTAAAGCCTACCCAAATCTGCCCATTCAGATCGGTGGTGGTATCCGCTCTGCAGAGACGATTGAAGCCTACCTTAATGCAGGTGTTAGCTATGTCATCATCGGTACTAAAGCGGTTAAAGAGCCACAGTTTGTCACTGATATGTGTAAAGCCTTTCCGGGCAATATCATTGTTGGCCTAGATGCACAGGATGGTCGAGTTGCGATTGATGGTTGGGCAGAGGTGACTGATGTAATGGCGGTTGATCTTGCGAAGCGTTTCCGCGATGACGGCGTCTCTTCAATCGTCTACACCGACATTGCACGTGACGGCATGATGCAGGGCGTGAATGTGGAAGCGACAGTCGACCTTGCAGTGCAGGGCGGCATTCCAGTGATCGCCTCTGGCGGAGTAACGAACATAGATGATATTCGTGCACTGGCTGAAGTGGCAGATCAGGGCATTCTTGGTGCTATCACCGGCCGTGCTATCTACGAAGGCACACTCGATGTTGCAGAAGCACAGACTCTTAGCGATTCGCTAACGGGTAACTGA
- a CDS encoding oxidative damage protection protein has protein sequence MSRTVFCRKFKEELEGLERAPYPGPLGQEIFDNVSKKAWEEWTNHQTMLINEKHLNMMDAASRKFLQEEMKKFLDGEDYAQAEGYVAPKA, from the coding sequence ATGTCACGCACCGTATTCTGTCGTAAATTCAAAGAGGAACTAGAGGGCCTAGAGCGCGCCCCATACCCAGGCCCACTTGGCCAAGAGATTTTCGACAACGTCTCTAAAAAAGCCTGGGAAGAGTGGACTAACCACCAGACCATGCTAATTAACGAAAAACACCTCAATATGATGGATGCCGCAAGCCGCAAATTCCTTCAAGAAGAGATGAAAAAGTTCCTCGACGGTGAAGATTACGCACAAGCCGAAGGCTACGTAGCACCAAAAGCATAA